One window from the genome of Lysobacter helvus encodes:
- a CDS encoding cupin domain-containing protein, which yields MKPSMLFTAALVPALALAQSTPPEPPPPDKPAMADAANTHAMVHAADTKWGPAPPALPKGTQAAVLYGDPGKAGPFTIRLKFPAGGKVPRHWHPTDEQVTVIEGDFALSMGEGANVHDGAFVAGDYVNLPAKMQHAASTKGGAVVQVVSTGPFQITYVDPKDDPRNAKP from the coding sequence GTGAAACCGTCGATGCTCTTCACCGCCGCGCTGGTGCCGGCGCTCGCCCTGGCCCAGTCCACGCCCCCCGAGCCGCCGCCGCCCGACAAGCCCGCGATGGCCGACGCCGCCAACACGCACGCGATGGTCCATGCCGCCGACACCAAGTGGGGCCCGGCGCCGCCGGCCCTGCCGAAGGGCACGCAGGCCGCCGTGCTCTACGGCGACCCCGGCAAGGCCGGGCCGTTCACGATCCGCCTGAAATTCCCGGCCGGCGGCAAGGTGCCGCGTCACTGGCATCCCACGGATGAGCAGGTCACGGTGATCGAAGGCGACTTCGCCCTGTCGATGGGCGAGGGCGCGAACGTGCATGACGGCGCCTTCGTCGCCGGCGACTACGTCAACCTGCCCGCGAAGATGCAGCACGCCGCGTCGACGAAGGGCGGCGCTGTCGTGCAGGTGGTCTCGACTGGACCGTTCCAGATCACCTACGTCGATCCGAAGGACGATCCGCGCAACGCCAAGCCCTGA
- a CDS encoding DUF2269 family protein, which produces MTAYLLVKWIHVLSSTLLFGTGLGIAFFFWMAHRRGDAKAIADTARTVVIADACFTAPAVVVQLASGLWLAHALGMPLSVYWVRSALFLFVLVGACWLPVLWLQVRARDLARHAAQHDAPLPPAYHRAMRWWFWLGWPAFASVMAIFWLMIAKPVG; this is translated from the coding sequence ATGACGGCCTACCTGCTCGTGAAATGGATCCACGTGCTGTCGTCCACGCTGCTCTTCGGCACGGGCCTCGGCATCGCGTTCTTCTTCTGGATGGCGCACCGGCGCGGCGATGCGAAGGCCATCGCCGACACCGCACGCACGGTGGTCATCGCCGACGCGTGCTTCACCGCGCCCGCCGTCGTCGTGCAACTCGCGAGCGGCCTGTGGCTCGCGCATGCGCTGGGCATGCCGCTGTCGGTGTACTGGGTGCGCAGCGCCCTGTTCCTGTTCGTGTTGGTCGGCGCGTGCTGGTTGCCGGTGTTGTGGTTGCAGGTGCGCGCGCGCGATCTCGCGCGGCACGCCGCGCAACACGACGCGCCGCTGCCGCCGGCCTACCACCGCGCGATGCGGTGGTGGTTCTGGCTGGGATGGCCTGCGTTCGCGTCGGTCATGGCGATCTTCTGGTTGATGATCGCCAAGCCGGTGGGCTGA
- a CDS encoding SDR family oxidoreductase, with protein sequence MSFPEAGPRRTVLVIGANGFLGGHVAAALRRAGFGVVLGVRVSGRAPAADERPIDLATMTRPEDWVPVLAGVDIVVNAAGILREAGPQTFDALHVRGPLALAEACVACGVRRFVQVSALGAPEDGAFIASKHAFDDALLALPLDAVVLRPSIVYAAAGSYGGTSLLRALAAFPGAQWLPGRGEWAIQPVAMDDLAELVVAAAGNTVRGVFEVGGPVPMRLADYQATWRRWLRIPGTREVHVPGGLVSAQVWLWERLGRGPVGETMWRMLRRGNVTQPDAHAHVRDAFGVAPRALDVVLAGAASQVQDRWQAQLYFLAPTLRASIIALWVLSGIAGLRATDAQLHAMASGSWLGDAVSLARASAWLDLILAAWLAIGWRPRLALGLMGLSVLAYTLVFGIALPALWLEPLGGLAKNLVVLPALAVAWVLADRR encoded by the coding sequence ATGTCCTTTCCCGAAGCGGGCCCGCGCCGCACCGTCCTGGTGATCGGCGCCAATGGATTCCTGGGTGGCCACGTGGCCGCGGCGCTGCGGCGCGCGGGGTTCGGCGTGGTGCTCGGCGTGCGGGTCAGCGGTCGCGCACCCGCCGCGGACGAACGCCCCATCGACCTCGCCACCATGACGCGCCCGGAAGATTGGGTGCCGGTGCTGGCCGGCGTCGATATCGTGGTCAACGCGGCCGGCATCCTGCGCGAAGCCGGGCCGCAGACCTTCGATGCCTTGCACGTGCGCGGGCCGTTGGCGCTCGCGGAAGCCTGCGTCGCGTGCGGCGTGCGGCGCTTCGTGCAGGTGTCCGCGCTGGGGGCGCCGGAAGACGGCGCGTTCATCGCGTCGAAACACGCCTTCGATGACGCATTGCTGGCGTTGCCGCTCGATGCCGTCGTGCTGCGACCGTCCATCGTGTATGCAGCGGCGGGTTCGTATGGCGGGACGTCGTTGCTGCGCGCGCTGGCCGCCTTCCCCGGCGCGCAATGGTTGCCCGGGCGTGGCGAATGGGCGATCCAACCGGTGGCGATGGACGATCTCGCCGAACTTGTCGTCGCGGCGGCAGGCAACACCGTGCGAGGTGTCTTCGAAGTCGGCGGCCCTGTTCCGATGCGGCTCGCCGATTACCAGGCGACGTGGCGTCGCTGGTTGCGCATTCCCGGCACGCGCGAAGTGCATGTTCCCGGGGGCCTGGTCAGCGCGCAGGTCTGGTTGTGGGAACGCCTCGGCCGCGGGCCGGTGGGCGAGACCATGTGGCGCATGCTCCGGCGCGGGAACGTCACGCAGCCGGATGCGCATGCACACGTGCGCGATGCTTTCGGCGTGGCGCCGCGCGCGCTCGATGTCGTGCTCGCGGGCGCGGCCAGCCAGGTGCAGGATCGCTGGCAGGCGCAGTTGTATTTCCTGGCGCCCACATTGCGCGCGTCGATCATCGCGCTGTGGGTGCTGTCGGGGATCGCGGGATTGCGCGCCACCGACGCACAGCTCCATGCGATGGCGTCGGGGTCGTGGCTGGGCGACGCCGTCTCGCTGGCGCGCGCGAGTGCGTGGCTCGACTTGATCCTCGCGGCCTGGCTCGCGATCGGCTGGCGGCCGCGCCTCGCCCTCGGGTTGATGGGGCTCAGCGTGCTCGCTTACACGCTCGTGTTCGGCATCGCCCTGCCCGCGCTGTGGCTCGAACCGCTGGGCGGCCTCGCGAAGAACCTTGTCGTCCTGCCTGCGCTCGCGGTCGCGTGGGTGCTGGCGGACCGGAGATGA
- the hslU gene encoding ATP-dependent protease ATPase subunit HslU produces the protein MNNLAAHTSSTMTPREIVQELDRHIIGQQAAKRAVAIALRNRWRRMQLEPDLRDEVMPKNILMIGPTGVGKTEIARRLATLANAPFVKVEATRFTEVGYVGKDVEQIVRDLADTAVKMYREQAKQRVRTQAEERAEDRLLSALLPKRQVATVFGFTNDEHAEEVSPEENATRAKLRKQLRSGALDEREIELEVAVNVGVDIMAPPGMEEMGQQLRQMFSQVAGGKTHAKRLTIKAARPLLIEEEAGKLVNEDDVRAAAIDACEQHGIVFIDEIDKVAKRSEGYGADVSREGVQRDLLPLVEGSTVSTKYGPVKTDHILFIASGAFHLAKPSDLIPEMQGRFPIRVELSALSKNDFVRILTEPRAALTRQYVELLKTEGVALTFSDDAIERLADIAEQVNDRQENIGARRLHTVLERLLDTLSFEAPDKDGTSLTIDRAYVDQHLGELVLDPDLSRYIL, from the coding sequence ATGAACAACCTCGCTGCGCACACCTCCTCCACCATGACGCCGCGCGAGATCGTGCAGGAACTCGACCGCCACATCATCGGCCAGCAGGCCGCCAAGCGCGCCGTCGCCATCGCGCTGCGCAATCGCTGGCGCCGCATGCAGCTGGAGCCCGACCTGCGCGATGAAGTGATGCCGAAGAACATCCTGATGATCGGTCCCACGGGCGTCGGCAAGACCGAGATCGCGCGCCGCCTGGCGACGCTCGCCAACGCGCCCTTCGTGAAAGTGGAAGCCACGCGCTTCACCGAAGTCGGCTACGTGGGCAAGGACGTCGAACAGATCGTGCGCGACCTGGCCGACACCGCGGTGAAGATGTATCGCGAACAGGCCAAGCAGCGCGTGCGCACGCAGGCCGAAGAGCGCGCGGAAGACCGCCTGCTGTCCGCGCTGCTGCCGAAGCGCCAGGTCGCCACGGTGTTCGGGTTCACCAACGACGAGCACGCCGAGGAAGTCTCGCCGGAAGAAAATGCCACGCGCGCCAAGCTGCGCAAGCAGCTGCGTTCCGGTGCGCTGGACGAGCGCGAGATCGAACTGGAAGTCGCGGTGAACGTCGGCGTCGACATCATGGCGCCGCCCGGCATGGAGGAAATGGGCCAGCAGCTCCGCCAGATGTTCTCGCAGGTGGCGGGCGGCAAGACGCACGCCAAGCGCCTGACCATCAAGGCCGCGCGCCCGCTGCTGATCGAAGAGGAAGCCGGCAAGCTGGTCAACGAAGACGATGTGCGCGCCGCCGCGATCGACGCGTGCGAACAGCACGGCATCGTCTTCATCGACGAGATCGACAAGGTGGCCAAGCGTTCGGAAGGCTACGGCGCGGATGTCTCGCGCGAAGGCGTGCAGCGCGACCTGCTGCCGCTGGTCGAAGGTTCGACGGTGAGCACCAAGTACGGGCCGGTGAAGACGGACCACATCCTGTTCATCGCCTCCGGTGCGTTCCACCTGGCCAAGCCGAGCGATCTCATTCCGGAAATGCAGGGCCGCTTCCCGATCCGCGTCGAGTTGTCGGCGCTGAGCAAGAACGACTTCGTGCGCATCCTGACCGAACCGCGCGCCGCGCTGACGCGCCAGTACGTGGAGCTGCTGAAGACGGAAGGCGTGGCACTGACGTTCTCCGACGATGCCATCGAGCGCCTGGCCGACATCGCCGAACAGGTGAACGATCGCCAGGAAAATATCGGCGCGCGCCGCCTGCACACCGTGCTGGAGCGCTTGCTGGACACGCTGAGCTTCGAGGCGCCGGACAAGGACGGCACGTCGCTGACGATCGACCGCGCCTACGTGGACCAGCACTTGGGCGAACTGGTGCTCGACCCGGACCTGTCGCGTTACATCCTCTGA
- the xerC gene encoding tyrosine recombinase XerC, whose protein sequence is MSIDDYLAHLQVERRMSPHTLDGYRRDLDGLKAWADAQGAEVQTLHTEQLRAFIASEHRRGLSPKSLQRRLSACRSFYRWLLKHGRIQANPAQPIRAPKAPRKLPQVLDPDEAKALVEVPTDAPLGLRDRALLELFYSSGLRLSELCALRWRDLDLTVGLVTVLGKGNKQRSVPVGSFARTALSEWKADQRADGDTHVFPGRNGGMSPRGVQARLRTLAQRQGLFKRVHPHLLRHSFASHVLESSGDLRGVQELLGHADISTTQIYTHLDFQHLAKVYDGAHPRAKRKK, encoded by the coding sequence ATGTCGATCGACGACTACCTCGCGCACCTGCAAGTGGAGCGGCGCATGTCGCCGCACACGCTGGACGGGTATCGCCGCGACCTCGATGGACTGAAGGCGTGGGCGGACGCGCAGGGCGCGGAGGTCCAGACCCTGCACACGGAACAATTGCGCGCGTTCATCGCGAGCGAGCATCGCCGCGGGCTGTCGCCGAAGAGTTTGCAGCGGCGGTTGTCGGCGTGCCGGAGTTTCTATCGCTGGTTGCTGAAGCATGGGCGCATCCAGGCGAATCCCGCGCAACCGATCCGTGCGCCGAAGGCGCCGCGCAAGTTGCCGCAGGTGCTGGATCCGGACGAAGCGAAGGCGCTGGTCGAAGTACCGACCGATGCGCCGCTCGGGCTGCGCGATCGCGCGTTGCTGGAGCTGTTCTATTCGTCCGGCCTGCGCCTGTCGGAACTGTGCGCGTTGCGCTGGCGCGACCTCGATCTGACCGTCGGGCTCGTCACCGTGCTCGGCAAGGGCAACAAGCAGCGCAGCGTGCCGGTGGGCTCATTCGCGCGCACGGCGTTGTCCGAGTGGAAGGCGGATCAACGCGCGGATGGCGACACGCATGTCTTCCCCGGCCGCAACGGCGGGATGTCGCCGCGCGGCGTGCAGGCACGGTTGCGCACGCTCGCGCAGCGACAAGGGTTGTTCAAGCGCGTGCACCCGCATCTGCTGCGACATAGTTTCGCGAGCCACGTGCTGGAGTCTTCGGGTGACCTGCGTGGCGTCCAGGAACTGCTCGGCCACGCAGACATCTCGACGACGCAGATCTACACGCACCTGGATTTCCAGCACCTGGCGAAGGTGTACGACGGGGCGCATCCGCGGGCGAAGCGGAAGAAGTAA
- the hslV gene encoding ATP-dependent protease subunit HslV → MDPTRFHATTIVSVRRDGKVAVGGDGQVTLGNTVMKANARKVRRLGRDGQVLAGFAGAAADAFTLFELFESKLEKHGQLTRAAVELAKDWRTERRLGKLEALLAVADKETSLIISGTGDVIEPEDGIIAIGSGGPYALSAARALVGHTTLDAKSIVTESLNIAGDVCIYTNRNIVVEEL, encoded by the coding sequence ATGGACCCCACCCGCTTCCACGCCACCACGATCGTGTCCGTCCGCCGCGACGGCAAGGTCGCCGTCGGTGGCGATGGCCAGGTCACGCTCGGCAACACTGTGATGAAGGCGAACGCCCGCAAGGTGCGCCGCCTGGGGCGCGACGGCCAGGTGCTCGCCGGTTTTGCAGGCGCGGCCGCCGACGCGTTCACGTTGTTCGAACTGTTCGAATCGAAACTCGAAAAACACGGGCAACTCACCCGCGCCGCGGTGGAATTGGCCAAGGACTGGCGCACCGAGCGTCGCCTCGGGAAGCTCGAAGCGCTGCTGGCCGTGGCCGACAAGGAAACCTCGCTGATCATCTCCGGCACCGGCGATGTCATCGAGCCCGAGGACGGGATCATCGCGATCGGTTCCGGCGGCCCCTACGCGCTGTCCGCGGCGCGCGCGCTGGTCGGCCACACGACGCTGGACGCGAAATCCATCGTCACCGAATCGCTCAACATCGCCGGCGACGTGTGCATCTACACGAACCGCAACATCGTGGTGGAAGAACTCTGA
- a CDS encoding M23 family metallopeptidase translates to MPTSTPLRHPWRSIAAAALLLGGCIATAVAAPPGEDDARALPDKAASGGLVPGAKPVVDLVQSLLAMPLEVARVTSGFAMRRHPIKKHRHHHAGVDFAARHGAPVRTVGDGVVAFAGTQSGYGNVIYIEHGLGGRTTVYAHLDRIDVRKGQHLRQGDTIGTVGSTGLATGPHLHFEVREGGKPIDPMSLAYEAVMDPRTPMPQAHDAMAQALPDTHAMSAQCVGLLQKASLEALDSDELDLLRQGCIR, encoded by the coding sequence ATGCCCACTTCCACGCCCTTGCGCCATCCCTGGCGCAGCATTGCTGCGGCCGCGCTCCTGCTCGGCGGCTGCATTGCAACTGCCGTCGCCGCGCCTCCCGGTGAAGACGACGCCCGCGCGCTGCCCGACAAGGCCGCGTCGGGCGGCCTTGTCCCGGGTGCAAAGCCGGTGGTCGATCTCGTGCAATCCCTGCTGGCGATGCCGCTCGAAGTTGCGCGCGTGACTTCAGGTTTCGCGATGCGTCGCCACCCGATCAAGAAGCATCGCCACCATCACGCCGGCGTGGACTTCGCCGCGCGACACGGCGCGCCGGTCCGCACGGTGGGCGATGGCGTGGTGGCGTTCGCGGGCACGCAGTCCGGCTACGGCAACGTCATCTACATCGAGCATGGTCTTGGTGGTCGCACCACCGTGTACGCGCACCTGGATCGCATCGACGTGCGCAAGGGCCAGCACCTCAGGCAGGGCGACACGATCGGCACGGTCGGCAGCACGGGCCTGGCCACCGGCCCGCACCTGCATTTCGAAGTGCGCGAAGGCGGCAAGCCGATCGATCCGATGTCGCTGGCCTACGAGGCCGTGATGGATCCGCGCACGCCGATGCCGCAAGCACACGACGCAATGGCGCAAGCGCTGCCCGACACACACGCAATGTCGGCGCAATGCGTCGGCCTGCTGCAGAAGGCCTCGCTCGAGGCCCTGGATTCCGACGAACTCGATCTCTTGAGACAGGGGTGTATCCGATGA
- a CDS encoding TraB/GumN family protein, translating to MATRRVKWIVWCGLLASVSAGAQGQHAPVAAPAPAALPAVTVRALPQAVPVWEFERNGKTLRILGTLSPALPDKQLPKEAITREVARAQAVLTPIGLRITANPGLFQMALMLPGMRKVDYNPDDKTLADILPPADLARWNALRDAFLKGDRNADRFRPVVASDKLFEAAAKRTGLTASHTIERAVFDIAKDRDIPIESAAYNLTLDKPREALKAYNASTMDDVACLRMVMGRVERELPTLADRADAWAVGDLETLRTLPVQDHFLTCMKPWLDSAVAKFVDLKDVEAKVDDTWHAMVLKSLAKHDRVLALVPIDRMLDNTALADRLAREGFKLVSAPTPAP from the coding sequence ATGGCAACCCGGCGCGTGAAGTGGATCGTGTGGTGCGGCTTGCTCGCCAGCGTCTCCGCCGGCGCGCAGGGGCAACACGCGCCCGTCGCCGCGCCGGCACCCGCCGCGCTGCCCGCCGTCACCGTGCGCGCGTTGCCGCAGGCGGTGCCGGTGTGGGAGTTCGAGCGCAACGGCAAGACGCTGCGCATCCTCGGCACGCTTTCGCCCGCGCTGCCCGACAAGCAATTGCCTAAGGAAGCGATCACGCGCGAAGTCGCGCGCGCGCAGGCCGTGCTGACGCCGATCGGATTGCGCATCACCGCCAACCCCGGCTTGTTCCAGATGGCGCTGATGCTGCCCGGCATGCGCAAGGTGGACTACAACCCCGACGACAAGACGCTGGCGGACATCCTGCCGCCCGCCGACCTCGCGCGCTGGAATGCGCTGCGCGATGCGTTCCTGAAAGGCGATCGCAACGCGGACCGCTTCCGCCCCGTGGTGGCGTCCGACAAGTTGTTCGAAGCGGCGGCGAAGCGCACCGGCCTCACCGCGTCGCACACCATCGAACGCGCCGTGTTCGACATCGCCAAGGATCGCGACATCCCGATCGAAAGCGCCGCCTATAACCTCACGCTCGACAAGCCGCGCGAAGCGCTGAAGGCGTACAACGCCAGCACCATGGATGACGTGGCGTGCCTGCGCATGGTGATGGGCCGCGTCGAGCGCGAATTGCCCACGCTGGCCGATCGCGCGGACGCGTGGGCCGTCGGCGATCTCGAAACGCTGCGCACGTTGCCGGTGCAGGACCACTTCCTCACCTGCATGAAGCCGTGGCTGGACAGCGCGGTGGCGAAGTTCGTGGACCTGAAGGACGTGGAAGCGAAGGTCGACGACACCTGGCACGCGATGGTGCTGAAGTCGCTGGCGAAGCACGATCGCGTGCTGGCGCTCGTGCCGATCGATCGCATGCTGGACAACACGGCGCTCGCCGATCGCCTGGCGCGCGAGGGGTTCAAGCTCGTGTCGGCGCCGACGCCGGCGCCCTGA
- a CDS encoding DUF484 family protein, producing MIDTTEKLGAHEVAAWLRRHPTFLKQFPDLALSLVVPREEGPAASLASYQLEVLRDKNRELARRLQELFANAQENERLAVRTHQLALGLMRQDSAAGTLRAMAAALQEDFQGDLVRVVLFKPVAGLDDADWLQVLPADDVRLAPFRDAISAGEPICGRLHPDKHALLYGMRADDVQSSALLSIDGIGLIAVGSRDANRFFPGMGTLFLRMMGDALAVALQRYPG from the coding sequence ATGATCGACACGACCGAGAAACTCGGCGCGCACGAAGTCGCCGCCTGGCTGCGCCGGCATCCGACGTTCCTCAAGCAGTTCCCCGACCTGGCGCTGAGCCTGGTGGTGCCGCGCGAGGAAGGCCCCGCGGCGTCGCTCGCCAGTTACCAGCTGGAAGTGCTGCGCGACAAGAACCGCGAACTCGCACGCCGCCTGCAGGAACTCTTCGCGAACGCGCAGGAGAACGAACGCCTCGCCGTGCGCACGCACCAGCTCGCGCTGGGCTTGATGCGGCAGGACAGCGCGGCCGGTACTTTGCGCGCGATGGCGGCGGCGTTGCAGGAAGATTTCCAGGGCGACCTGGTGCGCGTGGTGTTGTTCAAGCCGGTCGCCGGACTGGACGACGCGGACTGGTTGCAGGTGTTGCCGGCGGATGACGTGCGCCTTGCGCCGTTCCGCGATGCGATCAGCGCAGGCGAACCGATCTGCGGGCGCCTGCACCCCGACAAGCACGCGTTGCTGTACGGCATGCGTGCGGACGACGTACAGTCGAGCGCGTTGCTGTCGATCGACGGCATCGGCCTGATCGCCGTAGGCAGCCGCGACGCCAACCGCTTCTTCCCGGGCATGGGCACGCTGTTCCTGCGCATGATGGGCGACGCACTCGCGGTCGCGCTGCAACGCTACCCGGGCTGA
- a CDS encoding OmpA family protein: MSVNYVFALLVMLLLSACATKPVAPATPLPFPQAVTQATDALMAQAQSGPAFLSFGSRGVVHDPTLDAESGQQTGVTRQLDTAIAAHIGARYKQFDVLPFRSANLARADYLLTSTMARAAHASGPALRLELALVELKTGTVVAQTSILAQDAALDHAPLPYYRDSPVLVKDQVIEGYVRTASTPRGQRGDAYYLDRIATATQVEEATDLYNQARYREALGEYRSALAAPAGEQLRVLNGIYLATAKLGRAEEAEQAFGRVVAMGIAYRQLSVKFLFSPGTTQFWIDPRINSPYPMWLRQIARESTEAKVCMDIVGHTSRTGKASVNDALSLRRAKDIQRRLVAESRELAARTHVSGMGSRHNLIGSGTDDAIDVLDRRVEFRIVPCK; the protein is encoded by the coding sequence ATGTCCGTGAATTACGTATTCGCACTGCTGGTCATGCTGTTGTTGTCCGCGTGCGCGACGAAACCCGTTGCACCCGCGACACCGCTGCCCTTTCCGCAAGCCGTGACACAGGCGACCGATGCCCTCATGGCGCAAGCCCAGTCCGGCCCCGCGTTCCTGTCGTTCGGATCGCGCGGGGTCGTCCACGACCCGACGCTGGACGCAGAAAGCGGCCAGCAGACCGGCGTGACGCGCCAGCTCGACACCGCCATCGCCGCGCACATCGGTGCGCGCTACAAGCAATTCGACGTGCTGCCGTTCCGCTCGGCCAACCTCGCTCGCGCGGATTACCTGCTCACCAGCACGATGGCACGCGCCGCGCACGCCAGCGGCCCCGCGTTGCGCTTGGAACTCGCGCTCGTCGAACTGAAGACCGGCACCGTCGTCGCGCAGACCTCGATCCTCGCGCAGGACGCAGCCCTCGACCACGCCCCGCTGCCGTACTACCGCGACAGCCCGGTGCTGGTGAAGGACCAGGTCATCGAAGGCTACGTGCGCACCGCGTCCACGCCGCGCGGGCAACGCGGCGACGCGTACTACCTCGATCGCATCGCGACCGCCACGCAGGTGGAAGAAGCCACCGACCTCTACAACCAGGCGCGCTATCGCGAAGCGCTGGGCGAATACCGCAGCGCGCTCGCGGCCCCGGCGGGCGAACAGCTCCGCGTGCTCAACGGCATCTACCTGGCGACGGCGAAGCTGGGCCGCGCGGAAGAAGCGGAACAGGCCTTCGGCCGCGTGGTCGCCATGGGCATCGCGTATCGCCAGCTCAGCGTGAAGTTCCTCTTCAGCCCGGGCACCACGCAGTTCTGGATCGATCCGCGCATCAACAGCCCGTATCCGATGTGGTTGCGCCAGATCGCGCGCGAAAGCACCGAGGCGAAGGTGTGCATGGACATCGTCGGCCACACCAGCCGCACCGGGAAGGCGTCGGTCAACGACGCGCTGTCTTTGCGTCGCGCGAAGGACATCCAGCGCCGCCTGGTCGCCGAGTCGCGCGAGCTCGCCGCGCGCACGCACGTCAGCGGCATGGGATCGCGGCACAACCTCATCGGCAGCGGGACCGACGATGCCATCGACGTGCTGGACCGCCGCGTCGAGTTCCGCATCGTTCCCTGCAAGTAA
- the dapF gene encoding diaminopimelate epimerase, which yields MTQPHAAGGHGLRFSKMHGAGNDFVVVDLRHGQPAPDAALCRRLADRHAGVGCDQILTIEPPRSANAAASYRIWNADGSQAQQCGNGARCVAAWLVRDGVARAPRFEVDSPAGTHAVDVLPDGRYRIAMGVPDFEPARIPMHGVAQAADEYAVHLDGQALHIGAASMGNPHALLVVDDVDTARVGIQGPALQREALFPESVNVGFAQIESRDRIRLRVYERGVGETLACGSGACAAAAILMRRGRVDRDVVVSLPGGELQVAWPDETGPIFMAGPATFVFEGEWLP from the coding sequence ATGACGCAACCGCACGCGGCAGGCGGGCACGGCCTGCGTTTCAGCAAGATGCACGGGGCCGGCAACGACTTCGTCGTGGTCGACCTCCGCCACGGCCAGCCGGCGCCCGATGCGGCGCTGTGCCGGCGCCTCGCCGATCGGCACGCGGGCGTCGGCTGCGACCAGATCCTCACCATCGAGCCGCCGCGCAGCGCGAACGCCGCGGCGAGCTACCGCATCTGGAATGCGGACGGCTCGCAGGCGCAGCAATGCGGCAACGGCGCGCGTTGCGTTGCGGCGTGGCTGGTGCGCGATGGTGTCGCGCGTGCGCCGCGGTTCGAAGTGGACAGCCCGGCCGGGACGCATGCAGTCGATGTGTTGCCCGACGGGCGCTATCGCATCGCGATGGGCGTGCCGGACTTCGAGCCCGCGCGCATCCCGATGCACGGCGTGGCCCAGGCCGCCGACGAATATGCGGTGCACCTCGACGGACAGGCGCTGCACATCGGCGCGGCGTCGATGGGCAATCCGCATGCGTTGCTCGTGGTCGACGATGTCGACACCGCGCGCGTGGGCATCCAGGGGCCGGCGTTGCAGCGCGAAGCGTTGTTCCCGGAATCGGTGAACGTGGGCTTCGCGCAGATCGAATCGCGCGACCGCATCCGCCTGCGCGTGTACGAGCGCGGCGTGGGCGAAACCCTCGCGTGCGGCAGCGGCGCGTGCGCGGCGGCGGCGATCCTGATGCGCCGCGGGCGCGTGGATCGCGACGTCGTGGTGTCGCTGCCCGGCGGCGAGTTGCAGGTGGCGTGGCCCGATGAAACGGGCCCGATTTTCATGGCCGGTCCGGCCACGTTCGTCTTCGAAGGGGAGTGGTTGCCATGA
- the ubiE gene encoding bifunctional demethylmenaquinone methyltransferase/2-methoxy-6-polyprenyl-1,4-benzoquinol methylase UbiE, protein MNEPSDSRGTTHFGFREVPTGEKQKLVGEVFSSVAGKYDLMNDLMSLGIHRAWKRYFVGTAQVAPGDRVLDLAGGTGDIAALLRDRVGDAGEVVLGDINGAMLRVGRDRMIDRGSVRGLSYVQCNAESLPFPDASFDLVTIAFGLRNVTDKDAALREMHRVLKVGGQARVLEFSEVQAQWFKPLYDFHSFKVLPKLGQLFAQDASSYQYLAESIRKHPPQDQLKAMMDTAGFVRTSYKNLNGGIVAIHTGYKV, encoded by the coding sequence ATGAACGAACCCAGCGATTCGCGCGGCACCACCCACTTCGGCTTCCGCGAAGTCCCCACCGGCGAGAAGCAGAAGCTCGTCGGTGAGGTGTTCTCGTCGGTGGCCGGCAAGTACGACCTGATGAACGACCTCATGTCGCTCGGCATCCACCGCGCGTGGAAGCGCTACTTCGTCGGCACTGCGCAAGTCGCGCCTGGCGATCGCGTGCTGGACCTCGCCGGTGGCACCGGCGACATCGCCGCGTTGCTGCGCGATCGCGTCGGCGACGCGGGCGAAGTGGTGCTGGGCGACATCAACGGCGCGATGCTGCGCGTGGGCCGCGACCGCATGATCGACCGCGGCAGCGTGCGCGGCCTGTCGTACGTGCAATGCAATGCCGAGTCGCTGCCGTTCCCCGACGCGAGCTTCGATCTCGTCACCATCGCCTTCGGCCTGCGCAACGTGACCGACAAGGACGCCGCGCTGCGCGAGATGCACCGCGTGCTGAAGGTCGGCGGCCAGGCGCGCGTGCTCGAGTTTTCCGAAGTGCAGGCGCAGTGGTTCAAGCCGCTCTACGACTTCCACTCGTTCAAGGTGTTGCCGAAGCTCGGGCAGTTGTTCGCGCAGGATGCGTCGAGCTACCAGTACCTCGCCGAATCCATCCGCAAGCATCCGCCGCAGGACCAGCTGAAAGCGATGATGGACACCGCGGGCTTCGTGCGCACGTCCTACAAGAACCTCAACGGCGGGATCGTCGCGATCCACACCGGCTACAAGGTCTGA